From the genome of Carassius auratus strain Wakin chromosome 26, ASM336829v1, whole genome shotgun sequence, one region includes:
- the cars2 gene encoding probable cysteine--tRNA ligase, mitochondrial isoform X2: protein MKMRLPLALIANVRLPNSGFRIGHWIHNGVTKASLLSSCNICSRAERRWIKPAGFDTGVKTYNSLTKQKEPLVLAQERIATWYSCGPTVYDHAHLGHACSYVRFDILQRILSRIFEINVIHVMVITDIDDKIIQRSLENISPTVLARMHEEEFKRDMQALRVLPPAVYMRVTDNIPQIVAFIKRIIGNGHAYVTSQGNVYFDTQSIGDRYGKLVNLGGIVGELGAQDKRDPRDFALWKASKPHEPHWESPWGQGRPGWHIECSTIASSVFGSQLDIHSGGIDLAFPHHENEIAQSEAYHQCEQWGNYFLHSGHLHLKGHVEKMSKSLKNYVTIKDFLTSYTANEFRVFCLLTRYRSAIDYSDASMNEARSTLSTISAFCHNAQAYMQGHLQCQPIEEGLLWERLAATQSSVRKALADDFDTPKTVDAIMSLIHHGNCQLQPTAKVDGPRSPAVFGAMLSYVREIMGVFGVDLLDIKEDHDSSGVFNNVVEELVHFRSEVRKFALSVEDQAPQEPHTGSEIQKRHPRLDRVPLLKACDTLRNNLAPLGVHIKDRGTNSTWEITRRGETGNN from the exons ATGAAAATGAGGCTTCCTTTAGCATTGATTGCAAATGTAAGATTGCCTAATTCTGGCTTTAGAATCGGTCATTGGATTCATAATGGTGTTACAAAAGCATCATTGCTGTCCAGTTGTAATATATGCAGCAGAGCGGAGAGAAGGTGGATAAAACCAGCGGGGTTTGACACTGGTGTGAAGACTTATAACAGTCTCACCAAGCAGAAAGAACCTCTGGTTTTGGCACAAGAAAGAATTGCTACCTG GTATAGCTGTGGACCTACTGTTTATGACCATGCCCATCTCGGTCATGCGTG CTCATATGTCAGATTTGACATTCTGCAAAGGATCTTGTCCAGAATTTTTGAAATTAATGTAATCCACGTCATGGTCATCACTGACATTgatgataaaataatacaaagaagCCTTGAG AACATCTCGCCCACTGTCTTAGCAAGAATGCATGAGGAAGAGTTTAAGAGGGACATGCAAGCACTGCGG GTTCTTCCTCCAGCTGTATACATGAGGGTGACAGACAACATACCCCAGATTGTAGCTTTTATAAAGCGTATTATTGGAAATGGACATGCCTACGTCACAAGTCAAG GCAATGTCTACTTTGACACTCAGTCGATTGGTGACCGCTATGGCAAGCTTGTGAACCTTGGAGGGATTGTTGGGGAGCTGG GGGCTCAGGATAAAAGAGATCCAAGGGATTTTGCTCTGTGGAAAGCATCCAAACCACATGAACCTCATTGGGAATCACCTTGGGGACAAGGAAGACCTGGCTGGCACATTGAATGTTCTACAATTGCTAG TTCAGTTTTTGGAAGTCAGTTGGACATCCACTCTGGAGGAATTGACCTTGCCTTCCCCCATCATGAGAATGAGATTGCCCAGTCTGAGGCGTATCATCAGTGTGAACAATGGGGGAACTACTTCCTGCACTCCG GGCACCTTCATTTGAAAGGACACGTAGAGAAGATGTCAAAATCCTTGAAGAATTATGTAACTATAAAG GATTTTCTGACATCTTACACTGCAAATGAGTTTCGAGTTTTCTGCCTTCTGACCCGATACAGATCAG CTATCGACTATAGTGATGCAAGCATGAATGAAGCCCGATCTACCCTCTCCACCATCTCTGCCTTCTGCCACAATGCACAGGCCTACATGCAGGGCCACTTACAGTGCCAGCCTATAGAGGAGGGACTTCTCTGGGAGAG GTTGGCTGCTACACAGTCCAGTGTTCGGAAAGCACTCGCTGATGATTTTGACACCCCGAAAACTGTGGATGCCATTATGAGCCTCATTCACCATGGCAACTGTCAGCTTCAGCCTACTGCTAAG gTTGATGGGCCGAGGAGTCCTGCTGTTTTTGGAGCCATGTTGTCCTATGTCAGGGAGATCATGGGAGTTTTTGGAGTTGATCTATTGGACATAAAG GAAGACCATGATTCCTCTGGAGTTTTCAATAATGTGGTAGAGGAGTTGGTGCATTTTCGGAGTGAGGTTCGTAAATTCGCTCTTTCTGTGGAAGATCAAGCTCCACAAGAACCCCACACTGGATCTGAAATTCAGAAAAGGCATCCACGGTTAGACAGAGTGCCCTTGCTGAAGGCCTGTGATACCTTGAGGAATAATCTAGCACCTCTTGGAGTCCACATTAAG GATCGAGGTACAAACTCCACATGGGAAATAACAAGAAGAGGAGAGACGGGGAATAATTAA
- the cars2 gene encoding probable cysteine--tRNA ligase, mitochondrial isoform X1, with product MKMRLPLALIANVRLPNSGFRIGHWIHNGVTKASLLSSCNICSRAERRWIKPAGFDTGVKTYNSLTKQKEPLVLAQERIATWYSCGPTVYDHAHLGHACSYVRFDILQRILSRIFEINVIHVMVITDIDDKIIQRSLEQNISPTVLARMHEEEFKRDMQALRVLPPAVYMRVTDNIPQIVAFIKRIIGNGHAYVTSQGNVYFDTQSIGDRYGKLVNLGGIVGELGAQDKRDPRDFALWKASKPHEPHWESPWGQGRPGWHIECSTIASSVFGSQLDIHSGGIDLAFPHHENEIAQSEAYHQCEQWGNYFLHSGHLHLKGHVEKMSKSLKNYVTIKDFLTSYTANEFRVFCLLTRYRSAIDYSDASMNEARSTLSTISAFCHNAQAYMQGHLQCQPIEEGLLWERLAATQSSVRKALADDFDTPKTVDAIMSLIHHGNCQLQPTAKVDGPRSPAVFGAMLSYVREIMGVFGVDLLDIKEDHDSSGVFNNVVEELVHFRSEVRKFALSVEDQAPQEPHTGSEIQKRHPRLDRVPLLKACDTLRNNLAPLGVHIKDRGTNSTWEITRRGETGNN from the exons ATGAAAATGAGGCTTCCTTTAGCATTGATTGCAAATGTAAGATTGCCTAATTCTGGCTTTAGAATCGGTCATTGGATTCATAATGGTGTTACAAAAGCATCATTGCTGTCCAGTTGTAATATATGCAGCAGAGCGGAGAGAAGGTGGATAAAACCAGCGGGGTTTGACACTGGTGTGAAGACTTATAACAGTCTCACCAAGCAGAAAGAACCTCTGGTTTTGGCACAAGAAAGAATTGCTACCTG GTATAGCTGTGGACCTACTGTTTATGACCATGCCCATCTCGGTCATGCGTG CTCATATGTCAGATTTGACATTCTGCAAAGGATCTTGTCCAGAATTTTTGAAATTAATGTAATCCACGTCATGGTCATCACTGACATTgatgataaaataatacaaagaagCCTTGAG CAGAACATCTCGCCCACTGTCTTAGCAAGAATGCATGAGGAAGAGTTTAAGAGGGACATGCAAGCACTGCGG GTTCTTCCTCCAGCTGTATACATGAGGGTGACAGACAACATACCCCAGATTGTAGCTTTTATAAAGCGTATTATTGGAAATGGACATGCCTACGTCACAAGTCAAG GCAATGTCTACTTTGACACTCAGTCGATTGGTGACCGCTATGGCAAGCTTGTGAACCTTGGAGGGATTGTTGGGGAGCTGG GGGCTCAGGATAAAAGAGATCCAAGGGATTTTGCTCTGTGGAAAGCATCCAAACCACATGAACCTCATTGGGAATCACCTTGGGGACAAGGAAGACCTGGCTGGCACATTGAATGTTCTACAATTGCTAG TTCAGTTTTTGGAAGTCAGTTGGACATCCACTCTGGAGGAATTGACCTTGCCTTCCCCCATCATGAGAATGAGATTGCCCAGTCTGAGGCGTATCATCAGTGTGAACAATGGGGGAACTACTTCCTGCACTCCG GGCACCTTCATTTGAAAGGACACGTAGAGAAGATGTCAAAATCCTTGAAGAATTATGTAACTATAAAG GATTTTCTGACATCTTACACTGCAAATGAGTTTCGAGTTTTCTGCCTTCTGACCCGATACAGATCAG CTATCGACTATAGTGATGCAAGCATGAATGAAGCCCGATCTACCCTCTCCACCATCTCTGCCTTCTGCCACAATGCACAGGCCTACATGCAGGGCCACTTACAGTGCCAGCCTATAGAGGAGGGACTTCTCTGGGAGAG GTTGGCTGCTACACAGTCCAGTGTTCGGAAAGCACTCGCTGATGATTTTGACACCCCGAAAACTGTGGATGCCATTATGAGCCTCATTCACCATGGCAACTGTCAGCTTCAGCCTACTGCTAAG gTTGATGGGCCGAGGAGTCCTGCTGTTTTTGGAGCCATGTTGTCCTATGTCAGGGAGATCATGGGAGTTTTTGGAGTTGATCTATTGGACATAAAG GAAGACCATGATTCCTCTGGAGTTTTCAATAATGTGGTAGAGGAGTTGGTGCATTTTCGGAGTGAGGTTCGTAAATTCGCTCTTTCTGTGGAAGATCAAGCTCCACAAGAACCCCACACTGGATCTGAAATTCAGAAAAGGCATCCACGGTTAGACAGAGTGCCCTTGCTGAAGGCCTGTGATACCTTGAGGAATAATCTAGCACCTCTTGGAGTCCACATTAAG GATCGAGGTACAAACTCCACATGGGAAATAACAAGAAGAGGAGAGACGGGGAATAATTAA
- the irs2a gene encoding insulin receptor substrate 2a, with protein MASPPLKGGPALSNDNNIHSNNIRKCGYLKKQKHGHRRYFVLKDQSDGVPARLEYYENEKKWKNKSAAKRVIFIDSCLSINKRADAKHRYLIALYTKDEYFAIAAENEQEQESWHADLTDLLSKGKVCDSSVSTSASSLVGFEEGNYGMITPVNAAYKEVWQVNLKAKGLGQSRNITGVYRLCLSSRTISFVKLNSEVASVTLQLMNIRRCGHSDSFFFIEVGRSASTGPGELWMQADDSVVAQNIHETILEAMKAMKELSEFRPRSKSQSSGSNPISVPTRRNLNNLPPSQTGLVRRSRTDSTAATSPVPIFSSCRIRTASEGEGTMTRPVSMSISENGSPTTVGRNHMSRSNTVSVGCRTSEPSLLHQSRSMSMTMSHSPPSAVSPLNLSSISMNGSISSAVYRPSSCNDSVSGSPNDTGFLSCDDYSSSPGDVRYNLANRSDTPSSLSSTPPSREASELHGYMVMDKPTQNKMWPSNREMLEVETYRKRTYSLTTPRQQVAHSHVASASLDEYMLMRAANSHSGRSTNSASPKVSYPEDYGDIEIGSNSNVGDDGYMPMTPGMAPQGAKNDHYMPMSPMSISAPKQIINPRLHPQSTGSGCTTNSPSSGSLEDSGYMKMWSGSKFSLEGSDGRAVSGEYMNMSPVDSCVSPTPSDCLLGQCEPTQQPSPSLSIRFNNQQPKRAEDDQYVLMSPQSQYPTEEENRVFALPPLRRPDAITHRARVNRPNRLSLDTLRMLPSMTEHPLPCEPKSPGEYINIDFAATTQYSSPSMVSVESQGSLSNLRQGSPLSDYMNLNHNSHPPKLREALSSPLDRMPELAECPCPHDERAFFLNEQRKSSCPSGTGNDNYTEMSFKSVQISPPFLTENGESVSVSPTSGVQRLKLSDQGVSTGIGAFLLAASSVDPNGGAKVIRADPQGRRRHSSETFSSTTTVAPVFPSFAHNVKRHSSASVENISVRSSDGSDEEYGSPMCRETSAGYQNGLNYIALNLMEKQEMGKCELVGFKTGGCCKAGINGLHGTSYVCLGFKETAATVQD; from the coding sequence ATGGCAAGTCCGCCTCTTAAAGGGGGACCCGCGTTATCAAATGACAACAACATTCATTCAAACAACATCAGAAAATGCGGATACCTCAAGAAGCAAAAGCACGGACATCGGCGCTATTTTGTTTTGAAGGACCAGAGTGACGGAGTGCCTGCGCGGCTGGAGTACTATGAGAatgaaaagaaatggaaaaacaaGTCCGCTGCAAAAAGAGTCATATTCATCGACTCCTGTCTGAGCATAAACAAGCGCGCTGATGCGAAACACAGATATTTAATAGCACTCTATACCAAGGACGAGTATTTTGCTATTGCTGCGGAGAATGAGCAAGAGCAGGAGAGCTGGCACGCAGACTTAACCGATTTATTAAGTAAGGGAAAAGTGTGTGACAGCTCCGTTTCTACTTCGGCATCATCTCTGGTGGGCTTCGAGGAGGGAAACTACGGTATGATTACACCAGTGAATGCCGCGTATAAAGAGGTATGGCAAGTAAATCTTAAAGCAAAGGGACTTGGGCAGAGCAGAAATATCACTGGCGTTTACAGACTGTGCTTATCAAGTCGGACAATTAGCTTTGTGAAACTTAACTCGGAGGTGGCATCTGTGACACTGCAGTTGATGAATATACGCAGATGTGGGCACTCTGATAGCTTTTTCTTCATTGAGGTGGGGAGATCTGCTTCTACTGGACCTGGAGAGCTGTGGATGCAAGCAGATGATTCTGTGGTGGCACAAAATATACATGAGACCATTTTAGAAGCTATGAAAGCGATGAAAGAGCTGTCAGAGTTCAGACCACGCAGCAAAAGCCAGTCATCAGGATCAAATCCCATCTCTGTACCAACTCGACGGAACCTAAACAATCTACCCCCTAGTCAGACGGGGTTGGTGAGGAGGTCAAGGACGGACAGTACAGCAGCAAcatctcctgtccccatattttCCTCTTGCCGAATACGCACAGCAAGTGAAGGGGAGGGTACCATGACCAGGCCTGTCTCCATGTCAATATCTGAGAATGGGAGCCCGACAACTGTTGGCCGGAACCACATGAGCAGATCTAACACAGTATCTGTGGGCTGCCGGACATCAGAACCATCACTGCTTCATCAAAGCAGGTCCATGTCCATGACAATGTCCCACTCACCACCATCTGCTGTAAGCCCACTAAATTTGTCCTCAATCAGTATGAATGGATCCATCTCATCTGCAGTATACAGACCCTCCAGCTGCAATGATTCTGTTTCTGGGTCACCCAACGATACTGGCTTCCTCTCATGTGACGATTACAGTTCTAGCCCAGGGGATGTGAGGTACAATCTAGCAAACAGGAGTGACACTCCTTCTTCTCTCTCCAGTACACCACCCTCACGAGAAGCCAGTGAGCTCCATGGTTACATGGTGATGGACAAACCAACACAAAACAAGATGTGGCCAAGTAATAGAGAAATGCTGGAGGTGGAGACATACCGGAAGAGGACATATTCTCTGACAACCCCTCGGCAACAGGTAGCACACTCCCATGTAGCCTCAGCGTCACTTGATGAATACATGCTGATGAGAGCTGCGAACAGCCACTCTGGACGGAGCACAAATTCTGCCTCTCCTAAGGTCTCATACCCAGAAGATTATGGGGACATTGAGATTGGCTCTAACAGTAATGTGGGTGATGATGGCTACATGCCTATGACACCAGGCATGGCACCTCAGGGTGCCAAAAATGATCACTACATGCCCATGAGTCCTATGAGTATTTCAGCACCCAAGCAGATCATTAACCCGAGGTTACATCCCCAGTCCACAGGCAGTGGCTGCACCACTAATTCGCCAAGCAGTGGATCTCTAGAAGACAGCGGGTACATGAAGATGTGGTCTGGGTCCAAGTTTTCTCTTGAGGGCTCTGATGGGAGAGCGGTGAGTGGAGAATACATGAATATGTCACCTGTTGATTCATGCGTCTCACCCACACCATCAGATTGTTTGCTGGGTCAGTGTGAACCAACACAACAGCCCTCCCCATCTCTAAGTATTCGCTTCAACAACCAACAACCTAAACGGGCAGAGGATGACCAGTATGTTTTGATGAGTCCCCAGAGCCAATATCCAACAGAAGAGGAAAACAGAGTTTTTGCCCTGCCCCCTCTCCGTCGCCCTGATGCCATAACACACAGAGCAAGAGTCAACAGGCCCAATAGGTTATCTCTAGACACTCTAAGGATGCTTCCAAGCATGACAGAACATCCTCTCCCCTGTGAGCCTAAAAGCCCTGGTGAGTACATCAACATAGACTTTGCTGCTACTACACAGTACTCTTCTCCCTCTATGGTTTCTGTGGAAAGCCAAGGGTCATTGTCCAACCTCAGACAGGGATCCCCCCTCTCAGACTACATGAATCTCAACCATAATTCACACCCTCCTAAACTGAGGGAAGCACTCAGCAGTCCCCTGGATAGAATGCCAGAGCTGGCTGAATGCCCATGCCCACATGATGAGAGGGCTTTTTTCCTCAATGAACAGAGGAAATCATCATGCCCATCTGGCACAGGTAACGATAACTACACTGAGATGAGTTTCAAAAGTGTTCAGATCTCACCTCCATTCCTGactgagaatggtgagagtgttTCAGTCAGCCCCACTAGCGGGGTTCAAAGGCTTAAATTAAGTGACCAGGGGGTTTCAACTGGAATTGGTGCTTTCTTGTTGGCTGCCTCCTCTGTAGACCCAAATGGAGGAGCAAAGGTGATCCGAGCAGACCCTCAAGGCCGGAGACGGCATAGCTCTGAGACCTTTTCATCCACCACAACAGTTGCACCTGTATTTCCTTCCTTTGCACACAATGTTAAGCGCCACAGCTCTGCTTCAGTCGAGAACATCTCTGTCCGAAGCAGTGATGGATCTGATGAGGAGTATGGGTCTCCCATGTGCAGAGAGACTTCAGCTGGTTATCAGAACGGACTTAACTACATTGCCTTAAACCTCATGGAGAAACAAGAGATGGGCAAATGTGAGCTTGTGGGCTTCAAGACTGGTGGTTGCTGCAAAGCAGGAATAAATGGATTACATGGAACTTCATATGTGTGTCTGGGATTCAAAGAGACTGCAGCCACTGTTCAAG